Below is a genomic region from Trichocoleus sp. FACHB-46.
TCTGAATGACCAACGGTAAGACATCAAATGGAGTTCTTTGCGCTTTCCAACCAAAGCGGTGACAGAGTTCGGTGAATTCCGCTTGCTCAGGGTCACCGATGATTGAGCCATCTGGTTGACGATATCCTGCATAGCGAATTAGCTGTGAATTCCAAATACGAATCCCAGGTTGCCCCGGGGCAACGGGTGCAAAAATGCTAATGGTGGAACGAATGTTGCCGCCATTGGTTGCCTGATAAAGATGATCGACGATCGCCTCAAAGATTTCCTCTGCGGTGGCGAGATGGCGCAGATCTCGCACGTTGAACGTTTCCCAAAAGATCCGTCCAATACAACCTGTGCTATTGCGCCAAGCCACTTTTGCCCCGTAAACCAGCTCCTCCTCGGTCTGCCAGTAAGTGTGCGATCGCCGATACTCACGATAAATTTCTGCAAGTCGCTCCTGCAACTGCGACTCTGGCAGCGACTGTTCTTGATATAACAATGGGAGATAGTCGATCGCGTCTAGCAGCAGGGTTGGCAATGACTCTGCCTTTGCAACTTGTTCCCAAGTTTGATTATTGTTGAGTTTCATGAGGGTATGAGAGCTATCAATAGCTAAGACAGATTCTTTTCAGCGATCGCTGATTCTTTTTCCATGAAACTTTTTCCATGAAATTAGTTGAGCATTACAACCCTGCGGCCAACTGATAGCGCCAGTTCAAGGCACGAGGTTTGACATAGGGTTGAGGAACAAAGCCAGTTTCGTAAGTTTCTTCAGGGGATTGGAAACGCCAATTTAAAGCATGAGGCTTAACATAGGGCTGGGGCACAGTCGGGATGTAAGGGTAGATGTGTCCACGACAAATAAGATGCATAATTTTATCTCCTGAACTGCAACAAACTGAGCTATGTTTTGTACCAACATTAAGGGGTATAAGCAGCACCGCGGTAAATCAGTTGCGGCCTTGCTATAGTTCTAGGAAGGGAAGTAATTTGAGGCGATTGGTTAGTCATAGAGTGCTGGCTACCAATCCCATGAGGCATGAGTTGGTGCTGATTGCTCTGATATGAATTACCCCGATAGATGAGTGTGACTGGAGTAACGCTCATCGGTTGAGATGGAACGGCCTGAGCGATTTCGTAGCCAACACCGCGATAGCGAAGTTTCATAAGTTGATGTCCTGCAAACAACAAGTCAAATCGTCAGCTTCCTTAGAAAGTATCTTTGTGGCTGAGTTGTCTCTGTAATTGTGTTAAAAGTTGTTACTTTCGAGGCGTGGAACCTACACTTAGCAAAGTTTCATCCTTAACAAGCAACAACCCGGTTGAGAACTGCTATGTCTCTACCCTAAAAAATTGATTCGTTATTTTCTTCTGAAGAACGTCTTGAATCGCGCCTCAACGAATTGAGGATGCTGCTCAGACTTTCGTTGAAGTGTAAGTAGATATTCCTATAACTTTCGACCTACCTCAGATGAGTGACTCA
It encodes:
- a CDS encoding DUF4278 domain-containing protein, giving the protein MKLRYRGVGYEIAQAVPSQPMSVTPVTLIYRGNSYQSNQHQLMPHGIGSQHSMTNQSPQITSLPRTIARPQLIYRGAAYTP